A DNA window from Pedobacter africanus contains the following coding sequences:
- a CDS encoding RagB/SusD family nutrient uptake outer membrane protein: protein MKRLLGLLIFLIIIALNSACKKFLEIDPPKDKFGVAQVFENDETAISAITGIYSRMAFSGFASGDVNSVANLSGLTADEFRSHISSLDFFYQNEIPSSSTAISSLWTNIYTYIYTANAVIEGLPSSVGVTDATKKQLMGEAKFTRAFCYFYLVNLFGDVPLMVSTDYRTNDQAPRSSTTKVYEQIVTDLVDAETLLGNNYPTAERVRPNRSAAKALLARVYLYTKDWANAIAKATEIIDQKSTYTLVTDLDQVFLRTSKEAIWQLIPPDGRNTVEGGYFILTATPNRVSLTPVLMTAFSDVTDNRKTKWIGSFSNTTGTYYYPFKYKIKTNVTTSVAVTEYSMVIRLAELYLIRAEANAMLNKVDLSLEDIDAIRKRAGIVVPLTGLNQTQALAEIEKQRRLEFFSEWGHRWLDLKRLERATVVLSPLKGSTWKDTDIYYPLPDNEINRNNNLSQNLGY, encoded by the coding sequence ATGAAACGATTACTTGGATTATTGATATTTTTAATAATTATAGCTCTTAATTCTGCTTGTAAGAAATTTCTTGAAATTGATCCGCCGAAAGATAAGTTTGGCGTTGCTCAAGTTTTTGAAAATGATGAGACCGCAATTTCTGCTATTACTGGTATATATAGCAGAATGGCTTTTTCTGGTTTTGCTTCTGGTGATGTAAATTCAGTTGCAAACTTATCTGGTTTAACGGCAGATGAATTCAGGAGCCATATCAGTTCACTTGACTTCTTTTATCAAAATGAAATTCCCAGCAGTTCTACTGCGATAAGCAGTTTGTGGACTAATATATACACATATATTTATACTGCTAACGCAGTGATTGAAGGACTGCCTTCGTCTGTAGGTGTAACTGACGCTACAAAAAAACAATTAATGGGAGAAGCTAAGTTTACAAGAGCATTTTGTTACTTTTATTTAGTCAATTTATTTGGAGATGTACCTTTAATGGTTAGTACTGATTATCGGACTAATGATCAGGCGCCAAGATCGTCAACTACGAAGGTATATGAGCAAATTGTAACGGATTTAGTTGACGCAGAAACTTTACTTGGCAACAATTACCCAACTGCAGAGAGAGTACGTCCAAACAGATCAGCTGCAAAAGCGTTGTTGGCTAGAGTTTATCTGTACACGAAAGATTGGGCCAATGCGATTGCAAAAGCAACAGAGATAATTGATCAAAAATCAACATATACACTTGTGACTGATCTGGATCAGGTATTTTTAAGAACCAGCAAGGAAGCAATATGGCAATTGATACCGCCAGACGGCAGGAATACTGTAGAGGGGGGATATTTTATTTTAACGGCAACGCCAAACAGGGTTTCCCTTACCCCTGTACTTATGACAGCTTTTAGTGATGTTACAGACAACAGAAAGACAAAGTGGATAGGTTCATTTTCCAATACAACAGGAACGTACTATTATCCTTTCAAATATAAAATCAAAACTAACGTAACCACTTCTGTAGCTGTCACTGAATATTCAATGGTTATTAGATTAGCTGAATTGTATTTGATTAGGGCAGAGGCAAACGCTATGTTGAATAAAGTCGATCTGTCTTTAGAAGATATTGATGCTATTCGAAAAAGAGCTGGGATTGTTGTGCCTTTGACTGGGTTAAATCAGACTCAAGCCCTTGCCGAAATTGAAAAACAAAGGCGCTTGGAGTTTTTTAGTGAATGGGGGCATAGGTGGTTGGATTTAAAACGTTTGGAAAGAGCCACAGTTGTTTTATCTCCGTTGAAAGGCTCGACTTGGAAAGACACAGATATATATTATCCGCTTCCAGATAATGAGATTAACAGGAATAATAATTTATCTCAAAACCTTGGATACTAG
- a CDS encoding DoxX family protein, producing METTMNKPQPKALICDKTKQVLVDIIIYLYVALFFYTATSKLMDYDKSELQMSKSPIITDYSHILVWLVPVTEIIIGLLLVIPKTVLNGLYAALMLMVLFTVYIYSILNFSSYVPCSCGGVLQNMSWQQHFIFNVVFIVFAIVGIYLKLHIRKTTRV from the coding sequence ATGGAAACGACAATGAACAAACCACAACCAAAAGCCTTGATCTGTGACAAGACGAAACAGGTTTTGGTGGACATCATCATCTATTTGTATGTTGCGCTTTTCTTTTACACTGCTACAAGCAAGCTGATGGATTATGATAAATCTGAATTGCAGATGTCAAAATCCCCTATTATTACCGATTATTCGCACATACTAGTATGGTTGGTGCCGGTAACTGAAATTATAATTGGCTTGCTATTGGTCATCCCAAAAACTGTACTAAATGGGTTATATGCAGCTTTGATGCTAATGGTTCTGTTTACGGTATACATCTATAGCATTTTGAATTTTAGCAGCTATGTGCCTTGCAGTTGCGGAGGAGTGCTACAGAACATGAGCTGGCAGCAGCATTTTATTTTCAATGTTGTATTTATAGTGTTTGCCATTGTTGGAATCTATTTAAAACTACATATCAGAAAAACCACAAGAGTTTAA
- a CDS encoding FecR family protein: protein MEKHELEEILKKYHAGEYTEEERVLVEYYFLNNTGASLSDAELEESSNSLVVAVEDDLSAIKRTNWPIRIAAMAATLTVVLGIGLWIFNAFEKPVDTTYAKDIKPGTNKATLILPNGRTIELNDVKNGQLAVDRGVTIIKQADGQLLYQFNPGAVSALASSQPDSIFELVGTGTRRGTGPERLNTLNTPRGGQYHIALPDGTNVWLNAGSTLKFPSTFEGLAERRVLLIGEAYFEVSKVKTLFGMKKRARRQPFIVKTAEQEVTVLGTHFNINCYADEKETKTTLLEGSVGITAPLLQADQTVLEPGEQGVNNGSEIKVKKVNADEAVAWKNGYFQFDDVGIQALMRQFSRWYNIDVVYEGGIPKGNFRGQLPRKMTLKKALEVLSFSEISYRLEGKKIIIKNE from the coding sequence ATGGAAAAACATGAGCTCGAAGAGATACTTAAAAAGTATCATGCCGGCGAGTATACTGAAGAAGAACGTGTCCTGGTTGAGTACTATTTTCTCAACAATACAGGCGCTTCTCTTTCTGATGCTGAACTGGAAGAGAGTTCAAATAGCTTGGTTGTAGCTGTAGAAGATGATTTGTCTGCAATAAAAAGAACAAACTGGCCAATACGTATTGCAGCGATGGCTGCAACACTAACGGTTGTATTAGGGATAGGTCTTTGGATATTTAATGCCTTTGAAAAGCCTGTTGACACCACTTATGCAAAAGACATTAAACCCGGAACGAACAAAGCGACATTAATCTTACCTAATGGCAGGACTATCGAATTGAATGATGTTAAGAATGGGCAGCTGGCAGTTGATCGCGGCGTAACCATAATTAAACAAGCTGATGGTCAGTTGTTATATCAATTTAATCCAGGCGCAGTTTCTGCATTAGCCTCAAGTCAGCCTGATTCAATTTTTGAACTTGTTGGAACAGGAACCAGGAGGGGAACGGGACCGGAAAGATTGAATACTTTGAATACGCCACGAGGCGGCCAGTACCATATTGCTCTTCCTGATGGCACTAATGTATGGCTTAATGCAGGCTCAACATTAAAGTTCCCATCCACCTTTGAAGGGCTTGCTGAGCGAAGGGTGCTGTTAATAGGAGAGGCCTATTTCGAAGTATCTAAGGTTAAAACCTTGTTTGGTATGAAAAAGCGGGCAAGAAGGCAGCCTTTTATTGTAAAAACGGCCGAACAGGAAGTAACTGTGCTGGGCACTCATTTTAACATTAATTGTTATGCCGACGAAAAAGAGACCAAAACAACGCTGCTTGAGGGTTCTGTTGGTATCACAGCTCCATTACTGCAGGCCGATCAAACCGTACTTGAGCCAGGCGAACAAGGGGTAAATAATGGTTCGGAAATTAAAGTGAAAAAGGTTAACGCTGATGAAGCCGTTGCCTGGAAAAATGGATATTTTCAATTTGATGATGTGGGCATTCAAGCATTAATGAGGCAATTTTCACGCTGGTATAATATCGACGTGGTTTATGAAGGCGGTATTCCGAAGGGTAATTTTAGGGGGCAATTACCAAGGAAAATGACATTGAAGAAGGCACTGGAGGTATTAAGTTTTTCGGAGATAAGTTACAGGCTTGAGGGGAAAAAAATAATTATTAAAAACGAGTAA
- a CDS encoding TlpA family protein disulfide reductase: MTTARLIYLIAIPIFCNFTLMAQKENDKQPTFIIKTSKGTEIPDSVKVLYLNQNVSFLAKQASMFAQKIGNDFEIKLPIKDPLTRFSLQFFYKGNITSSNIYYTEPTDRLTITFYKPEGEKAQFSFLGKGSEKFVLRDLLDLELRKLYSKIGKFRKTNLSKKLALNQASKAEIVEYMDTVYSYISRNNTVSEHLLKSFRGKIDNKVLDFFKYEFVAGNGISLLTEPYFIVETAQSKKYVSDYYFSKRIDSLEHCYENHPLVKYSSLYVFNRSVNLFREQFMRNDGQDFSFKDRYMALKEIKSVDLRDRLIAEFFLTPVRLQNHIKDFGERDSCLKDALLLIKEPLLIVALRKELLFSPGSRVYEFSFQDSTGNYITLKDLKGKVFVIKFYGTGCAGCAEFCSQFNSDILPEFEKDSDFKVLSVSIDLSKKIWYNTIKSGRYTGKDDIHLTAGNESAHNPMFKYYNVNSIPFILLVDKNGKLIMKINNGMSSASIRKEIKIALGKSRLIENSK, encoded by the coding sequence ATGACAACAGCTAGATTAATATATCTAATTGCTATTCCTATTTTCTGCAATTTTACTTTAATGGCGCAGAAAGAAAATGATAAACAGCCTACGTTCATTATAAAAACTTCTAAAGGAACTGAAATTCCGGATAGCGTTAAAGTTCTATATTTAAATCAGAATGTTTCTTTTCTGGCTAAACAAGCGTCAATGTTTGCTCAAAAGATCGGAAATGATTTTGAAATCAAATTACCTATTAAAGATCCATTAACAAGGTTTTCCTTACAATTTTTTTACAAGGGTAATATCACAAGCTCAAATATTTATTACACAGAACCTACCGATAGGTTAACAATCACTTTTTATAAACCAGAAGGTGAAAAAGCGCAATTTAGTTTTTTAGGTAAAGGTTCAGAAAAATTCGTTTTGAGGGATTTATTAGATTTGGAACTGAGAAAGCTATACAGCAAAATCGGCAAATTTAGAAAGACTAATCTTTCAAAAAAACTTGCCTTAAATCAAGCTTCAAAAGCTGAAATAGTTGAATACATGGACACAGTTTATTCTTATATTTCTAGAAATAATACCGTGAGTGAACACCTTTTGAAAAGCTTTAGAGGAAAAATAGATAATAAGGTATTAGATTTTTTTAAGTATGAATTTGTAGCTGGTAACGGAATAAGCCTTTTAACAGAACCTTATTTTATAGTTGAGACAGCGCAATCAAAAAAATATGTTTCGGATTATTATTTCTCAAAAAGAATAGACTCTCTTGAGCATTGCTATGAAAATCATCCTCTTGTAAAATACAGCAGCCTTTATGTATTTAACCGAAGTGTCAATCTTTTCAGAGAACAATTTATGAGAAATGATGGACAAGATTTTTCATTTAAAGATCGGTACATGGCTTTAAAAGAAATAAAGAGTGTAGATCTTAGAGATAGATTGATTGCTGAGTTCTTTCTTACTCCGGTTCGACTTCAAAACCACATTAAGGATTTTGGTGAAAGAGATTCCTGTCTTAAAGATGCACTCCTCTTAATTAAAGAGCCACTTTTAATTGTAGCTTTAAGAAAAGAACTATTGTTTTCGCCAGGTAGCAGAGTTTATGAGTTTTCTTTTCAGGATTCAACTGGAAACTACATAACTCTAAAAGATCTGAAAGGAAAGGTATTTGTGATTAAATTTTATGGAACAGGTTGTGCAGGTTGTGCAGAATTTTGCAGTCAGTTCAATAGCGATATTCTTCCAGAATTTGAGAAAGATTCAGATTTTAAAGTGTTGAGCGTTAGTATAGATCTTAGCAAAAAGATTTGGTATAACACTATTAAAAGCGGGAGATACACGGGAAAAGATGATATACATTTGACGGCGGGAAACGAATCTGCGCATAATCCAATGTTTAAATATTATAATGTTAATTCCATTCCCTTTATTTTGCTGGTAGACAAGAACGGCAAGTTGATTATGAAAATTAACAATGGAATGTCCAGCGCTTCCATACGGAAAGAGATAAAAATTGCATTAGGTAAAAGTCGATTAATAGAAAATTCGAAATAG
- a CDS encoding SusC/RagA family TonB-linked outer membrane protein — protein MKITTFILIIALAQVSAKSFSQKITIVKSGISIEAVFNQIKTQSGYSILYKDVDFHKTKIDANIRNVSLEEALKVCLKDLPVDYKIDSKTKIILLKSEKNSIANMLTDIATSFFRSINIRGIVIDSAGNPITGAIVRIKGSNITTTTNNKGEFFIKNIDESALIVISYLGYEKKEIKVKTDLGNIELKVINTNLEEVKINAGYYKVSDKERTGSISKITAKDIERQPVSNLLATMQANIPGIQITQTTGVPGGGFNVQIRGRNSISQGNNPFYVIDGVPFTATTILPVTVGQLITPNPSPLSSINPADIESIEVLKDADATAIYGSRGANGVILITTKKGKTGKSKATVSISHGISRVGRQIKLMNTEQYLEMRKEAYFTNDKLTTSSSQFATQYDLNGSWDENAYTNWQKELIGGNAPLTNAQTSLSGGTPNIQYQVGGGYYKEGTVFPGDQSLSRASGNFSLQYSSDNRKFNANLSSTYSKSKSNLFTADITSYIYLPPNYPSLLNTDGSLNWQNNTMFFNPVGDTRNPFKIDTDNLISNGLISYSLLPDLKISTSVGYTTSIIKNYSALLTGTQSPANLLPRSASFGNNSIGTWIVEPQINWNRKLGKNKLDVLFGMTFQESVTDGQNITGTGYTSDALLNNIGSASLLTVSSRQYLQYRYAAIYSRLNYIFNEKYIVNATARRDGSTRFGSDKQFANFGAIGAAWIISNENILKRLYFISFAKLRGSYGITGNDQIGDYGYLSLWGNNLTNPTYQANTTIKPEGLANPDYAWEINKKLEAALEIGVLDNRLNFEVNFYSNRSTNQLVGRQLAPSIGFTSIQDNLPAIVRNTGWEFMLNSKNIARQDIQWSTSINLTIPENKLLSYPGLKTSGADANFYEVGFPLNIKKLYNTYLDVNSGLFVREDYDNNGILDNNDKYVIQFLGRNYYGGIQNTFTYKGIELDFSFQFVKQTGLTGLPSSTPGRFRANTGNQPIEVLDRWQSVGENTKFQKFTTLSASATADMYAKTEGSLAVENSSFIRMKNLSLSYSLPKNIVERLKINHLKFYLQGQNIFTITKYKGLDPEGQNGGFLPALQTFTGGVQLTL, from the coding sequence ATGAAAATCACCACATTCATTTTAATCATTGCCCTGGCGCAGGTAAGTGCAAAATCGTTTAGTCAAAAAATCACTATCGTTAAATCAGGTATAAGTATTGAGGCTGTTTTTAATCAAATCAAAACTCAATCTGGATATTCTATTCTGTACAAGGATGTTGATTTTCATAAAACAAAGATTGACGCTAACATCCGAAATGTAAGTTTAGAAGAGGCATTAAAAGTTTGCTTGAAAGATCTACCTGTTGATTACAAAATTGATAGCAAGACCAAAATAATTTTATTGAAAAGTGAAAAAAACTCAATTGCCAATATGCTAACTGATATTGCTACGTCTTTTTTTCGCAGTATAAATATTAGGGGAATAGTGATAGACTCAGCGGGAAATCCAATCACAGGGGCTATTGTTAGAATCAAAGGGAGCAATATTACAACTACAACAAATAATAAAGGAGAATTTTTTATAAAAAATATTGATGAAAGTGCCTTAATTGTAATTTCCTACTTAGGGTATGAGAAGAAGGAGATAAAAGTTAAAACAGATTTAGGAAATATAGAACTTAAAGTAATTAATACGAATCTGGAAGAGGTTAAAATAAATGCAGGATATTATAAAGTGAGTGATAAAGAACGAACTGGGAGCATTTCAAAAATTACTGCTAAGGATATCGAGAGACAGCCAGTAAGTAATTTACTAGCTACGATGCAGGCAAATATCCCTGGTATCCAAATTACACAAACAACTGGTGTTCCTGGTGGTGGATTTAATGTCCAAATAAGAGGAAGGAATAGCATCTCTCAAGGAAATAATCCTTTCTATGTGATCGACGGCGTGCCTTTTACTGCCACAACAATTCTTCCGGTTACAGTAGGCCAGTTAATTACGCCAAACCCAAGCCCTTTATCTAGCATTAATCCCGCTGATATAGAGAGTATTGAGGTGTTGAAAGATGCAGATGCGACTGCCATATACGGGTCTAGGGGAGCAAATGGGGTGATATTAATCACTACAAAAAAGGGAAAGACAGGGAAGTCAAAAGCCACAGTTTCCATTAGTCATGGAATTTCCAGAGTAGGCAGGCAAATAAAATTGATGAATACTGAGCAATATTTAGAAATGAGAAAAGAAGCATATTTTACTAACGATAAACTAACAACATCCTCGTCGCAATTTGCAACTCAATATGATCTTAATGGCTCTTGGGATGAGAATGCTTACACGAATTGGCAGAAGGAACTGATTGGTGGGAATGCGCCGCTGACAAATGCTCAAACATCTCTTTCAGGCGGAACCCCTAATATTCAATATCAAGTAGGTGGAGGATATTATAAGGAGGGGACGGTATTTCCAGGCGACCAATCATTGTCAAGGGCTTCTGGAAATTTCAGTCTACAATATAGCTCAGATAATAGGAAATTCAATGCAAATTTATCGAGTACTTATAGTAAGTCTAAAAGTAATTTGTTTACAGCAGATATAACCAGCTACATATACCTCCCTCCAAATTATCCTTCGTTGTTAAATACAGATGGCTCGTTAAACTGGCAAAATAATACTATGTTTTTTAACCCTGTTGGAGATACAAGAAATCCATTTAAAATAGATACTGATAATCTAATAAGTAACGGCTTGATAAGTTACTCTCTCTTACCAGATCTTAAAATCAGCACCAGTGTTGGGTATACAACAAGCATAATAAAAAATTATAGCGCTTTGCTTACAGGTACGCAAAGTCCAGCAAATTTGTTACCAAGATCAGCCAGTTTTGGAAATAACTCTATAGGAACCTGGATAGTAGAACCTCAAATAAATTGGAATAGGAAGTTGGGAAAAAATAAATTGGATGTTCTCTTTGGAATGACTTTTCAGGAAAGCGTTACAGATGGTCAGAACATTACAGGGACTGGCTATACGAGTGATGCTTTGTTAAATAATATAGGTTCGGCATCACTATTAACAGTTTCTTCCAGGCAGTATCTGCAATATAGGTACGCCGCTATTTATAGCCGACTTAATTACATTTTTAACGAGAAATATATAGTTAATGCCACGGCAAGAAGAGACGGTAGTACGCGTTTTGGAAGTGACAAACAATTCGCAAATTTCGGTGCAATTGGTGCAGCTTGGATCATCAGCAATGAAAACATATTAAAGCGATTATATTTCATCAGCTTCGCAAAATTGAGAGGTAGTTATGGAATTACCGGTAATGACCAAATTGGGGATTATGGGTATCTATCGCTGTGGGGAAACAATTTAACAAACCCTACTTATCAGGCTAATACAACAATAAAGCCGGAAGGCCTAGCTAACCCAGATTATGCTTGGGAAATTAACAAAAAATTAGAAGCTGCTTTAGAAATAGGCGTTTTAGACAATAGGCTTAATTTTGAAGTTAATTTTTATAGCAATAGGTCTACTAATCAGTTAGTTGGTAGGCAATTAGCTCCGTCTATTGGTTTTACTTCAATCCAAGATAATCTGCCTGCAATTGTCCGCAATACTGGATGGGAATTTATGTTGAATTCAAAAAATATTGCACGACAAGATATACAATGGTCAACCTCAATAAATTTAACTATTCCTGAAAATAAGCTGCTGTCCTATCCAGGGCTTAAAACTTCTGGAGCCGATGCTAATTTTTATGAAGTTGGTTTTCCATTAAACATTAAAAAACTCTATAATACTTATTTAGATGTGAATTCAGGTTTATTTGTTAGAGAAGACTATGATAATAATGGCATTCTTGACAATAACGATAAATATGTAATTCAATTTCTTGGTAGAAATTATTATGGAGGCATCCAGAATACCTTTACATACAAAGGAATAGAATTGGATTTTTCTTTTCAATTTGTTAAACAAACAGGTTTAACTGGCCTGCCGTCTTCTACTCCGGGTAGATTCAGAGCCAACACCGGAAATCAACCCATTGAAGTACTAGATCGTTGGCAAAGTGTTGGAGAGAATACAAAATTTCAAAAATTTACAACCCTTAGCGCGTCAGCAACTGCTGATATGTATGCAAAAACTGAAGGGTCTTTAGCAGTCGAAAATTCATCCTTTATAAGAATGAAAAATCTCTCTTTATCATATAGCCTTCCAAAGAATATTGTTGAAAGGTTAAAAATCAATCACTTGAAGTTTTATTTACAAGGACAAAACATATTTACAATTACAAAATATAAAGGGTTGGACCCTGAAGGGCAAAATGGAGGATTTTTACCTGCTTTGCAAACATTTACTGGTGGGGTACAACTTACACTTTAA